CGTGGAGTCATCGCCCTGGGCAATCAGCCGGTTGGCGAGATTCAACGCTGCGAGCACCGCGATGTCGACGCTATCGACCGTGCCCGCGCGTTCGCGCACACGGCACATCGTTTCATCGAGCAAGGCGGCTGCGCGTTGCACGGAGGCGGCGTCGGACTCGCCCCGTACCTTGTACTCCTGGCCGAGGATCGTCACCGCCACCACGCGTTTCGTGGTCATGGCTTAGCTCCCGTCGTCCGAGGGAACGCCCTGTCGACGCTCGAACTGGGTGTCGAGTTGGTCGAGGCGTGCGAGCACATCGTCCAGGCGTTTGCCCGCGTCCTGGCGACGTTGGTTCAGGTCACGGATCTGTTCGTCGCGCTGGCTGAGCTGGGCCACGGTCTGGGCGTGCTCGGCTTGCAGGGATTGAAAGCGTTCGACCAACGTGCGAACCAGCTGGTCGAGGCGCTCGAACTTGGCGAATTCGGATTCAGCCGCTGCTCGGGTCTCCGATCCTTCGCCCGTCTTCGATCGAGCCTGCGAACCTCGCGCCATCCGCCACTCCCCCTCCCAGTGATGCTACCGGCAGCGGGGGAAACCCGTCAATCGTTACGTGTCAGAACGCGGTTTGCGATGCGTTTTTTCAGACGTACCGGTTGCGGGCCTGGAGGCGGGAATTCCCCATCAGATAGGCATCGACAGCGCGGGCGGCCTCTCGGCCCTCCCACTGGGCCCACACGACCAGCGATTGGCCGCGACGACAGTCTCCCGCGGCGAAAACGCCGGCCTCGCTGGTGGCGAAGCCCTTCGTATCCGCCAAGACGTTGCCTCGAGGGTCCAGCTCGACGCCCAGGCCTTCGACCAGGCCCTCTTTTACCGGCCCCAGGAAGCCCATCGCCAGAAGCACCAGATCGGCCGGAAGCTCGAACTCGCTTCCGGGCACTTCCCGCATGCTCGGCATGAGCGGGCGA
This genomic interval from bacterium contains the following:
- a CDS encoding cell division protein ZapA, encoding MTTKRVVAVTILGQEYKVRGESDAASVQRAAALLDETMCRVRERAGTVDSVDIAVLAALNLANRLIAQGDDSTSVPSLDGSRLDDLLGLVEAAVDGAAAPSPRA